Within Massilia litorea, the genomic segment CGCTGCGAACGAACCTGCAAGGCGCCCGAGGCCAAGGCGCCGGTCTCGCCGATTTTCACGCCGCGCAAGAGCGGCTGAGTACTGCCCGACAGGAGAACGCCATGCTTGATTGGATGAACTGGCTGGTCGGTGCGGGGATCCTGGTGATCGCCGAACTGTTCACCGGCACCTTTTATCTGCTGATGATCGCCATTGGCCTGGCCTTCGGCGGCATCGCCGCGCTGCTGGGCTTGAGCGGACCGATCCAGACGCTGGTCGCGGCCGTGGTCGGCGTCGTCGCCACCAGCATCCTGCACCGCAGCCGTTTCGGCCGGCCGGCCAAGGGAAGCGCCAACCGCGACCACAACGTGAACCTCGACATCGGCGAGCGTGTCAGCGTTCCCAGCTGGCAGGGCGGCCGGGCGCGCGTGATGTACCGCGGCGCGCTGTGGGATGTCGAACTCGGCCCGGGCGCGCTGCCCGAAGCCGGCGAATACCGCATCGTCGAAGTGCAGGGCAGCCGCCTGATCGTCGCAAATTCATAAACAAACGAATACTCATCTTGAAAGCATGCTCATGGAATTCTCGTTCGGAACGGTAGCGCTGGTCATTTTCATCATCGCGATGGTCTTCGTCTTCAAGACGATCAACGTCGTCCCCCAGCAGCACGCCTGGGTGGTCGAGCGCCTTGGCAAGTACCACGCGACGCTGGCGCCGGGCCTGAACATCGTGATCCCCTTCATCGACCGCATCGCCTACAAGCACGTGCTCAAGGAAATCCCGCTCGACGTGCCGCCGCAAGTCTGCATCACCAAGGACAACACCCAGCTGCAGGTGGACGGCATCCTGTACTTCCAGGTGACCGACGCCATGCGCGCCTCCTACGGCGCGTCGAACTACATCCAGGCCATCACCCAGCTGGCGCAGACCACGCTGCGCTCGGTGATCGGCAAGATGGAGCTCGATAAAACCTTCGAGGAGCGCGACCACATCAACACCACCATCGTCAACGCCATCGACGAGTCGGCCGCGAACTGGGGCGTGAAGGTGCTGCGCTACGAGATCAAGGATTTGACGCCGCCGGCCGAGATCCTGCATTCGATGCAGCGCCAGATCACCGCCGAGCGCGAAAAACGGGCACTGATTGCGGCGTCCGAGGGACGGCGCCAGGAGCAGATCAACATCGCCAGCGGCGAACGCGAAGCCTCGATCGCCCGCTCCGAAGGCGAGCGCCAGGCCGCGATCAACCGCGCCCAGGGCGAGGCGAGCGCGATCGTCGCCATCGCCGAGGCCAGCGCCACGGCGCTGCGCCAGGTGGGCGCCGCGATCCGCGATCCGGGCGGCGAGGACGCGATGAACCTGCGCGTGGCCGAACACTATGTCGACGCCTTCGGCAAACTGGCCAAGACGAATAACTCCATCATCGTGCCGGCCAACCTGGGCGAGATGAGCGGGCTGATTGCCAGCGCGCTGCAGATCGTGAAGACGCAGAAATGACCGGGGCACGAACGCCGCGGGTCATCATCATCACCGGCGCCTCCGACGGCATCGGCGCCGAGATGGCGCGCCAGCTGGCGGCGAAGGAGGGCGCGGGCCTGGCGCTGGTGCTGGCCGCCCGCAACGCCGCGCAGCTGGACGCAGTGGCGGCCGAATGCGCCGCCTTCGGTGCACAGGTGCTCGCGGTGCCGACCGATGTGGGCGTGCAGATCCAGTGCCGCAGGCTGGTGATCACGGCCGTCGAACGCTTCGGCCGCATCGATGTCCTGGTCAACAACGCCGGGCGCTCGGCGCACGCCCTGTTCGAAGAGGTCGAGGACCTCGGCTGGTACGAAGAGCTGATGCGGGTGAACCTGTGGGGCAGCGTCTGGTGCACCCAGGCGGCGCTCCCGCATCTCAAGGATGCGCGCGGCAGCATCGTCGCCGTCTCCTCGCTGGCAGGCCTGATCGGCGTGCCGGGACGCACCGCCTACAGCGCCACCAAGTTCGCGATGACCGGCTTCTTCGAGGCGTTGCGGGCGGAAGTGAAGGGCGCCGGCGTGAGCGTGACGACGGCGTATCCGGGCGTGGTCGCAACAAAAATCCGCTATCGCGGCTTCAATGCGCAGGGCGAGGCGGCGGGAGCGAGCGGCTTGAAGGAAGAGGGCGCGATGAGCGTCGAGGAATGCGCGCGCCTGATCATCGAGGGCATGAATGCGCGCAGGCGCGAGGTGGTGATGTCGGCCAAGGGGAAGCTCGGGCGCTTCCTCAAGCTGCTGGCGCCGGGCATGGTCGAAAAAATGGCGCTGGCGGCCTTGAAGGACGAAGTCAAGCCGCATGGGTAGGCAAGACCACGAACATGCATACGGCCGGCTGTCGAACGTGGTGAGGTGAAACAATGCGCACGAAGCACGTACTGATTGCCATGCTGGCGCTGATGCTGGTTTCCGGACTCCTCGAGCCGCTCGAACCGACATCCGCCATGCCGCCCGCGTGGTGGGTCCTGGTGTCGGCCTTCCTGTCGAGCTTTTTACCGTTCTACTGGTACCGGCTCGATAGCGAAGCGCGCCTGTTCCTGCCCTCGCGCTGGATGAGCACTGGCGTCGTCACGCTGACGCCGGTCGTGTTGCCGATCTACCTGCTGCGCACCCGCCCGCGCGGCGAGCGTGCCCGCGCGCTGCTTCGGTGCCTCGGATTTTTCCTTTTGATGATACTGGCGTCCGGCTTCGGGACCGCGCTTCGGTTCGCCGTCTACTGAGGCGCGCAGCAGCCCATGGCCCGGGCAAATGCGCCGCCCCGACCAGCACCACTGCCGAACCCTCGTCGAGGGCCGCGCAGCGACGGCATCCATGCGACATTGCGCTCCTTCAGCATCAGCTCGTAGGGTGGGCACTCCGTGCCCACGCCGTCTCAGCGGTCGCGCAGTTGCGGGATAACGTGAAGTCAGTGGTGTGCAGCCGCCGCAACGCGTGGGCACGCAGTGCCCACCCTACATGCTCAGAAGTCGATCGACCCCGACACGCTCACCGTGCGCGGCGCACCCGCCACCAGGTAGCCGAAGCCCGGATAGCCGCCGCTCGAGGCCCAGTAGCTACGGTTGGCGACATTGTCGATGCGGGCACGCAGCGTCACGTCGCGCGCCATCACGCGCGTCATCCAGGTCGCGCCGATATCGAGGCGGGTCCAGGACGGCAGCCTTTGCAGGTTGGCCGCGTCCGCGAACTGGTCCGAGGTGTGCACGGCGCGCGCGTTCAGCGACAGGCCCTGCACGCCCGGCACGCTCCAGTCGGCGCCGAGGTTGAACTGCATTTCCGGCACGCCGATCGCCTCGCGGCCGTCGGTGGCGCCGTTGTAGGTGTGGCGCTGCTGGGTGTCGAGCAGGGTGGCCCCGCCCAGCAGGCGCAGGCCCCTGGCCGGCGTGCCGAACACCGACAGCTCCAGCCCGCGGTTGCGCTGTTCGCCGAACAGGCCGAAGGTATTGTTCAGGACATTCGTCTGCGGCTGGCTGGTCGTGAACAGGGCCGCGCTGGCGCCGAACTTGCCGGCGTCGACCTTCACGCCGATTTCCTTCTGGCGCGAGGTGTAGGGCGCGAGCACCTCGCCTTCGTTGGCGAAGAGATGCGCGCGGTCGAAGCTGGTGGCAACCGTGCCGGGCTGCAGCGCCTCGATATAGTTCGCGTACAGGGACACACCCTCGGCCGGCTTGTAGACCAGGCCCGCGACCGGCGTGTTGGCGCTCGATTCGTAGCGCGAGTTCTCGATGCCGGTGGCGTAGTCGTAGCCGGCATCCCTGATGCGCTGGTGGCGCAGGCCGAGCGTCAGCAGGACCTTGTCGCCGGCGAAGGAGAGGGTGTCGGCAATCGCCGCGCTCGACAGGATGGTCTTGCGCGTCAACAGTGGATCGCTCATGTTCCCGCCGGGGTAGGCGAGGTAGCCCGGCGCGGCCGCGTCCATCGGACGGTAGATGTTCGTGTTGATCAGCGCGTTACCGAGCGCGAAGGCATTGCGCGACTCGCTGTGGAAGCCCGAGGCCGTGGCCGACAGCGTGTGGCCGATCGCGCCGGTACGCAGGCTCGTGCGGGCGCCTAGCTCTCCGGTGCGCACCTCGTCCTCGCGCACGTTGTCGAAGCGGCTCATGGTGGCGCTGCCGTCCCGGGCGAAGACGTCGGCCGAGGCGAGCACATTCGATTCGTCGCCCTTGCGCGCGCCGAAGGCGGCCCAGGCGACCGAGTCCTTGCCGAGATCGACTTCCGCGCGCAGGGTGCCGAACACGTCGCGTTCCTTCGACACCGTCCAGGGCTGGGCCCAGTTGCTGTCGGCATCGGGCGCTTCGAGGATAGGCAAGCCGGCCGCGACGGTGACGCTCGGGCGTGCCTTGTCCAGCCGGTGGTTCTGGTAACCGGCGTCTGCCGACACCCGCCAGCCGCGTCCGCGGTAGTCGGCGCCGACCGAGAACACGGACAGTTCGCGGCCCTCGCGGTCGATGGCGGTGTCGCCGTCGCGGCGCGCGCCGTTGATGCGCAGGCCGGCGCGGCCTTCGGGACCGAAACGGCGCGCCAGGTCGAAGGCGCCGTACAGCTGGCCGCCGCTCTCGACGCCCAGCGTCACCTGGTTCAGGGGCGCGTTCGGCGCGCGTTTCGGCACCAGGTTGATCATGCCGCCGATGCCGCCGCCGCCCGGCGCCGCGCCGTTTACGAAGCTGTTCGCACCGCGGAAGACTTCGACGCGCTCGAGCAGTTCGGAGGCCACGAACTGGCGCGGCAGCAGGCCGTACAGGCCGTTATAGGCGAGGTCGTCCGAGTTGACGGCGAAGCCGCGGATCACATACAGCTCCTGGTAATTGCCGAAGCCGCGCGCCACGCGCACCGAGGGGTCGTTCTGGACCACGTCGGCGACGCTCCTGGCCTGCTGGTCCTGGATCAGCGCGTGGGTGTAGTTGGTGGTGTTGAAGGGCGTGTCCATCATGTCGACATTGCCCAGCAGGCCGATGCGGCCGCCGCGCGCTACCTGGCCGCCGGCGAAATCCTTCGGCAGGCCCTGGGCCGAGGCGTCGGCCGAGGCGGTGACGACGACGGTCTGGATCGGCTGTTCAGGGGTGTCTGGAGCGGCGGTCTGGGCGCCGGCATGGCCGGAGATGAAGACGAAAGCGCCAAAGGCGAGGGGAGTAAGGCGGAGCTGGTTCATCGGTAGTATTGTTCTTGAATGAGAATAGTTATCATTATTATGCACGCGAAGCTTGCGGCTGTAAATGAGAACCATTATTATCTGTACTCATCTTCTTCAAGCGCCACATGTCATCGCATTCCCTACGCCGCTGGTCCTGGATCCATAAATGGAGCAGCCTGGTCTGCACCATCTTCATGCTCCTGCTGTGCCTGACCGGCCTGCCGCTGATCTATCACCATGAGATCGGCCACCTGCTGGGCAACGATGTCGAGGCGCCGAAGCTGGATTCCACTCTGGCAGCCGATCCGCCGCGCGCGAATGTCGACGACGTGATCGCCGCCGCCCGCGCCCTGTATCCGAACAAGATCACGATGTACATCTCGCAGGAGACGGACGAGCCGGCGATCTGGAACGTCACCCTGGGCGACCACCCGACCGACGAACACTACAAGCCGATCGCGGTCGACGCGCGCACGGCCAAGCTCATCACCGAGCCGGCTTTCGAGGGCGGCGCCTTCATGTCGACCATGTTCCGCCTGCACGTGGACCTGTTCGCGGGCCTGCCCGGCAAGCTGTTCCTGGGCCTGATGGGCCTGCTCCTGCTGGTGGCCATCGTCAGCGGGGTGGTGCTGTACGCGCCCTTCATGCGCAAGCTCGACTTCGGCACCGTGCGCCACGGCCGCACCGCACGCCTGAAATGGCTCGACCTCCATAACCTGCTCGGCATCGTCACGCTGGTGTGGGCGCTGGTCGTCGGCGCGACCGGCATGGTCAATACCTGGGCCGACGTGCTGCTGAAATACTGGCAGGCGACCGAGATCGCGGCCATGCTCGAACCCTACAAGGGCGCGCCGCCGCCGACGAAACTGGCCTCGATGGACGCGGCCGTCAAGGCAGCCGAGAAGGCGGCGCCCGGGATGCAGGTCGGTTTCGTGGCCTTCCCCGGCACGCCGTTCGCCAGCCCCCATCATTACGGCGTCTACATGCGCGGCAACGAAGCCTTTTCCTCGCGCCTGTACAAGCCGGTGCTGATCGACGCCCAGACTGGCGCCATCACCGACCACCGCGACCTGCCGTGGTATTTGACGGGCCTGCTGATCTCGCAGCCGCTGCACTTCGGCGACTACGGCGGCGGCTGGATGAAGTTCCTGTGGGCGCTGCTCGACCTCGCGACCATCGTGGTGCTGGGCAGCGGACTGTATTTGTGGTTCCAGCGTGGGCGCGCGCTCAGGCGGCATGCACAGGCCGTCGCCCGGCAAATGGGAACGCCGGCGCGGGCACTGGTGCGCAGCGGGGAAGGGCGATGAACAGCCCTTTCCTGAAACTGTGGGGCATGCCGATCCTGCTCGGCCTGCTCACCACGATCGGCCTCCTCAGCGCGCTGCTGGGCGACGGCATCTGGGACATCGTGTCCGCTTTCGCGCTCGGTATCCCGGTCATCATCGGCTTCTGGTACGGCCTGCGCGGCTGGCGCAGCTGAGCATTTCTGAAGCCTTCCTTAAGCCGCCTTTCGTTGCCTGAAGCTTAAGCTTTTCCAAAGAATTGCCCCGTATAAAGTGGAGACACCAACCACCACACATCGGGACACTCCAGTGAAGAACTTCATCCGCGCCAACAAGGGCTTTATCGCTTTCATGCTGCTGTTCGGCGTGTTCCGAACGGCGGTCGCGGACTGGAACCCGATTCCCTCGTCCTCGATGCGGCCGAACCTGCTCGAGGGCGACGTGGTGTTCGTCAACCGCCTGGCCTTCGATCTGAAGGTGCCGCTGACCGACACCATCGTCACCCGCACCGGCGAACCGCAGCGCGGCGACGTCGTCACCTTCAGTTCGCCGAAGGACGGCACGCGCCTGATCAAGCGCCTGGTTGCACTGCCGGGCGACGTGGTCGAGATGCGCAACGAAATGCTGATCATCAATGGCCAGCATGCCCAGTACGACGCCGTGCAGCAGGTGATGGAGCCGGCCGGCAAGGGAGAAGTGCCGGCAATGCGCATCAGCGAGCGCCTCGACGGCCACGCACGCCGCGTCCAGTTCTTCCCGCAGATCGATTCGCCGGCGCGCAATTTCGGACCGGTGACGGTGCCGCCGGACCAGTACATGATGCTGGGCGATAACCGCGACAACAGCGCCGACTCGCGCTACATCGGTTTCGTGCCGCGCAAGCTGCTGATCGGCCGCGCCGAGCGGGTGCTGGTCTCGGCCGATACGCTCGGTAACTGGCACCCGCGCTTCGACCGCTTCGGCATGTCCCTGCGGGATTAAGCGGCTGCCGCTCCGGGCCCGCTCCCGATGAGCTGACCTAATATTCTGTACAATCTCGGCCTTCCCGCTTCACTGAAAGTCCCTGATGTACAGAATCCTGACCGTCGTCCTGGCCTGCCTCGGCATGGCCGGGGCCCTTGCGATCGACACCTATCTGCCCTCGATGCCGGCCATCGGCCGCGATTTCGGCGTCGGCCCGGTCGCCGTCCAGCAGACCCTGTCCGTCTTCCTGTTCTGCTTTGCCTTCATGATGCTGTTCTATGGCACGCTGTCCGATTCCTTCGGGCGGCGGCGCGTGATCCTGGTCGCGCTCGCGATCTATACGCTGGCGTCGGTCGGCGCGGCCTTTGCCCCGAGCTTCGGCTTCCTGCTGGCCTGCCGCGCGCTGCAGGGACTGTCGGCCGGCGCCGGTTCCGTCATCGGCCAGGCCATCGTGCAGGACCGCCTGAAGGGGGCCGAGGCGCAGAAGATGATGTCGAACATCATGATGGTGTTCGGCCTGGCGCCGGCCATCGCGCCGATCCTCGGCGGCTGGCTGCACGTGCACTTCGGCTGGCGCTCGACCTTCTGGTTCCTGGCCGCCTTCGGCACCCTGCTGATCGTGCTGACGCTGCGCCTGCTGCCGGAAAGCCTGCCGGTCGAGAAGCGCCAGCCTTTTCATCCAGCGACGATCGCGGCCAACTACCTGAAGGTGCTGCGCAATCCGCAGTTCCTGCTGCTGTCGCTGTCGGTCGGCATGTCCTTCGGCGGCCTGTCGCTGTATATCGGCTCCGCCGCGAATTTCGTGATGGTCATTCTCGGGCTGCCGGAGACGGCCTTTGCCTGGATGTTCATCCCGCTGATCGGCGGCATGGTGCTCGGTTCCGCCTGGGGCGGCAAGCGCGCGGCGCACATGGCGGCCGGGCGCCTGAAGTGGATCGGTTTCGGCACCATGCTGGTGGCGGCGGTGCTGAACATCGGCTACAACGCGCTGTTCCCGGCCGCGATTCCCTGGGCGGTGCTGCCGCTGGCGATCTATACCTTCGGCCTGGCCGTGGCGATGCCGGCGGTGCAGATGACGGCGCTGGGGCTGTTTCCGGACAACCGCGGGCTGGCCTCGTCGATGCTGGGGTTTATCCAGATGATGTCGTTTGCGCTGGTGTCGGGGCTGGTGGCGCCGGTGCTGTTCGACAGCGCGTTCAAACTGGCTTGCGGGGTGGGGGTGGGGCTGGTGTTGAGTTTTGGGGCGTGGAGGGCCAGCAAGCTGGCGTGAGCGTTGGCTGCGGGCTGCTCACCGTTTACGCGTGAGCTCCGGAGCCCACGCTACGGTGCACCCCAGCCAACGACAATTGCGTAACGTAGGGTGGGCTCCCGAGCCCACGCGTTTACGCACATGTGGACACCGCGCCGCGAATCACCGCCGGTTCGTCTTCATCGCCGACTGCACCTCGCGCTTGGCATCCCGGTCCTTCTCGGTCGCGCGCTTGTCGTGCTGCTTCTTGCCCTTGGCCAGGCCCACTTCGCACTTCACCCGCCCGCCCTTGTAATGCAGGTTCAAGGGCACCAGCGTATAGCCCGAACGCTCGACCTTGCCGCGCAGCTTGTCGATCTCGGCACGGTGCAGCAGCAGCTTGCGCGTGCGCAGGGCTTCCGGGTGGCTGAAGGAGGAGGCGGTGGTCAGCGCGCTCACGTGGCAGCCGAACAGGAACAGCTCGTCGCCGCGCACGACGACATAGGCTTCCTTGATGTTCACGCGTCCTTCGCGAATGGCCTTGACTTCCCAGCCCTCGAGCACCAGGCCCGCTTCGTAACGGTCCTCGATGAAGTAGTCGAAAAATGCTTTTTTATTGTCAGCGATGCTCATGAAATAGCGAAAATCCGCGGGTCGGTTAAACTACAGCTGTCGCGGCCGAATGGCCGCGAAATGCAACTTGTCCAACATCATAACAAACGGTTGACCAATGGCAGTAGTGCACAAATCAGTTTTCCTGGGCTATAGCGCTGAACAGATGTTCGATCTGGTGGCAAAGGTGGAAGATTATCCGAAGTTCCTTCCCTGGTGCAGCGGCGTCAAGCTGCTCGAACGCAGCGACGACAAGCTGGTGGCCAGCCTCGGCATCAACTTCCACGGCGTCAAGCAGAGCTTCACCACCTCGAACCACAACCAGCGTCCGACGCAGATGAAGATGCACCTGGTCGACGGCCCCTTCAAAATGCTGGAAGGCACCTGGAATTTCAAGGCCTTGCGTGAAGACGCCTGCAAGATCGATTTCGACATGCAGTACGAGTTCTCGAGCATTATCCTCGAACAGCTCGTCGGACCCGTGTTCGGGATGATCGCCAATAACATGGTCGATTCCTTCTGCAAGCGCGCCGAGGTGGTCTATGGTGTCTGATGGGGCGGCCGGCACCCTCGCGGTGGTGGTCTGCTATGCGACGCCGCAGCAGGAATTCCTGCGGCCGCTCGACGTCGCTCCCGGCACGACGATCGGCCAGGCGATCGAGGCCAGCGGCGTGCTCGCCGCCTTCCCCGACATCAACCTGGTGACCCAGCCGGTCGGCATTTTCGCCAAGAAGAAAACCCTCGATACCGTCCTGCGCGCGCATGACCGCATCGAGATCTATCGCCCGCTGGTGGCCGACCCCAAGGATTCGCGCCGCAAGCGTGCGGCAAAGAAGGAAGCCGGCGCCCAGAAATGAGGGAAGGCGCCTAGCGGCATTCTTTCATTTCGCTGGCGGTGCGCTCGGCCAGTGCGGCACGCTCGGCATCGCTCACGAATCGTTTCTGGCCGTCCGCCCCGACGTCGGCGATCCGGATTCCCGAGTCGTACAGGCGCTTGTGCTTGCGCAGGTTCTCGCAATATTCGGCCTGGGCCGCCGCCTGCTGCGCTTGCGCCTGCGACTTGCGCTGCGCGTCCTCGCTCTCCTGCCTGCGTTTGCGATAGTCGGCTTCGCGCTCCGCCAGGGTCGGAGGCTTCGGCTTCGCGGGAGCAGGCGCCTTGTCTTCCTCCTTCGCTTCCTTCCCGGCCTCCAGCACCTGCGGCGGCGCCGCGCGACCCGGTCCCTTCAGGATCTTCGCGGCCGGCGTGCCGGGCGGCGGCGGCTGGTCCGAATACACGCGGGTGCCGTTCGGGCCGATCCAGACGAACTGGGCCTGCGCAAGGCCGGCGCAGCAGAACAGGAGCACGGCGGCGCAGCGGGACAGGGAGGGGCGAAGCGATCTTGGCATGGTGGATATTTTCGTGTGGCAACTCTTTAGCAACTGAGTGCGATTCTCCATGATTCCCCGCGGCTGTCAACGAAGCCGTGCGGAAACGGTCTTTTTTACCCAACGTGCGACGACTTTCGCGGCTTTCTGTATAATTCGCTTTTGCGCCTATAGGAAAATGCTATGCGTCTACTTCAAAAAGCACTCACGTTCGATGATGTGCTGCTCGTCCCGGCCTACTCCAATGTTCTTCCGGCCGACACCTCCCTTCGCACCAAGCTGACCCGCAACATCACGCTGAACATCCCGCTGCTCTCGGCCGCGATGGATACCGTGACCGAAGCCCGTCTGGCGATCGCGATGGCGCAGGAAGGCGGCATCGGCATTATCCACAAGAACCTTCGCCCGGCCGACCAGGCCCGCGAAGTTGCGCGCGTCAAGCGTTTCGAAGCAGGCGTGCTGCGCGATCCGATCACCGTCCCGCCGACGATGAAGATCCGCGACGTCATCGCCCTGCAGCACCAACACGGCTTCTCGGGCTTCCCGGTCGTCGAGGGCAAGCAGGTGGTCGGCATCATCACCAACCGCGACCTGCGTTTCGAAGACAACCTGGATGCGGAAACCCGCACCAAGA encodes:
- a CDS encoding NfeD family protein, with protein sequence MLDWMNWLVGAGILVIAELFTGTFYLLMIAIGLAFGGIAALLGLSGPIQTLVAAVVGVVATSILHRSRFGRPAKGSANRDHNVNLDIGERVSVPSWQGGRARVMYRGALWDVELGPGALPEAGEYRIVEVQGSRLIVANS
- a CDS encoding SPFH domain-containing protein, whose protein sequence is MEFSFGTVALVIFIIAMVFVFKTINVVPQQHAWVVERLGKYHATLAPGLNIVIPFIDRIAYKHVLKEIPLDVPPQVCITKDNTQLQVDGILYFQVTDAMRASYGASNYIQAITQLAQTTLRSVIGKMELDKTFEERDHINTTIVNAIDESAANWGVKVLRYEIKDLTPPAEILHSMQRQITAEREKRALIAASEGRRQEQINIASGEREASIARSEGERQAAINRAQGEASAIVAIAEASATALRQVGAAIRDPGGEDAMNLRVAEHYVDAFGKLAKTNNSIIVPANLGEMSGLIASALQIVKTQK
- a CDS encoding SDR family oxidoreductase — protein: MTGARTPRVIIITGASDGIGAEMARQLAAKEGAGLALVLAARNAAQLDAVAAECAAFGAQVLAVPTDVGVQIQCRRLVITAVERFGRIDVLVNNAGRSAHALFEEVEDLGWYEELMRVNLWGSVWCTQAALPHLKDARGSIVAVSSLAGLIGVPGRTAYSATKFAMTGFFEALRAEVKGAGVSVTTAYPGVVATKIRYRGFNAQGEAAGASGLKEEGAMSVEECARLIIEGMNARRREVVMSAKGKLGRFLKLLAPGMVEKMALAALKDEVKPHG
- a CDS encoding TonB-dependent receptor, producing the protein MNQLRLTPLAFGAFVFISGHAGAQTAAPDTPEQPIQTVVVTASADASAQGLPKDFAGGQVARGGRIGLLGNVDMMDTPFNTTNYTHALIQDQQARSVADVVQNDPSVRVARGFGNYQELYVIRGFAVNSDDLAYNGLYGLLPRQFVASELLERVEVFRGANSFVNGAAPGGGGIGGMINLVPKRAPNAPLNQVTLGVESGGQLYGAFDLARRFGPEGRAGLRINGARRDGDTAIDREGRELSVFSVGADYRGRGWRVSADAGYQNHRLDKARPSVTVAAGLPILEAPDADSNWAQPWTVSKERDVFGTLRAEVDLGKDSVAWAAFGARKGDESNVLASADVFARDGSATMSRFDNVREDEVRTGELGARTSLRTGAIGHTLSATASGFHSESRNAFALGNALINTNIYRPMDAAAPGYLAYPGGNMSDPLLTRKTILSSAAIADTLSFAGDKVLLTLGLRHQRIRDAGYDYATGIENSRYESSANTPVAGLVYKPAEGVSLYANYIEALQPGTVATSFDRAHLFANEGEVLAPYTSRQKEIGVKVDAGKFGASAALFTTSQPQTNVLNNTFGLFGEQRNRGLELSVFGTPARGLRLLGGATLLDTQQRHTYNGATDGREAIGVPEMQFNLGADWSVPGVQGLSLNARAVHTSDQFADAANLQRLPSWTRLDIGATWMTRVMARDVTLRARIDNVANRSYWASSGGYPGFGYLVAGAPRTVSVSGSIDF
- a CDS encoding PepSY-associated TM helix domain-containing protein produces the protein MSSHSLRRWSWIHKWSSLVCTIFMLLLCLTGLPLIYHHEIGHLLGNDVEAPKLDSTLAADPPRANVDDVIAAARALYPNKITMYISQETDEPAIWNVTLGDHPTDEHYKPIAVDARTAKLITEPAFEGGAFMSTMFRLHVDLFAGLPGKLFLGLMGLLLLVAIVSGVVLYAPFMRKLDFGTVRHGRTARLKWLDLHNLLGIVTLVWALVVGATGMVNTWADVLLKYWQATEIAAMLEPYKGAPPPTKLASMDAAVKAAEKAAPGMQVGFVAFPGTPFASPHHYGVYMRGNEAFSSRLYKPVLIDAQTGAITDHRDLPWYLTGLLISQPLHFGDYGGGWMKFLWALLDLATIVVLGSGLYLWFQRGRALRRHAQAVARQMGTPARALVRSGEGR
- the lepB gene encoding signal peptidase I, with protein sequence MKNFIRANKGFIAFMLLFGVFRTAVADWNPIPSSSMRPNLLEGDVVFVNRLAFDLKVPLTDTIVTRTGEPQRGDVVTFSSPKDGTRLIKRLVALPGDVVEMRNEMLIINGQHAQYDAVQQVMEPAGKGEVPAMRISERLDGHARRVQFFPQIDSPARNFGPVTVPPDQYMMLGDNRDNSADSRYIGFVPRKLLIGRAERVLVSADTLGNWHPRFDRFGMSLRD
- a CDS encoding multidrug effflux MFS transporter, with the protein product MYRILTVVLACLGMAGALAIDTYLPSMPAIGRDFGVGPVAVQQTLSVFLFCFAFMMLFYGTLSDSFGRRRVILVALAIYTLASVGAAFAPSFGFLLACRALQGLSAGAGSVIGQAIVQDRLKGAEAQKMMSNIMMVFGLAPAIAPILGGWLHVHFGWRSTFWFLAAFGTLLIVLTLRLLPESLPVEKRQPFHPATIAANYLKVLRNPQFLLLSLSVGMSFGGLSLYIGSAANFVMVILGLPETAFAWMFIPLIGGMVLGSAWGGKRAAHMAAGRLKWIGFGTMLVAAVLNIGYNALFPAAIPWAVLPLAIYTFGLAVAMPAVQMTALGLFPDNRGLASSMLGFIQMMSFALVSGLVAPVLFDSAFKLACGVGVGLVLSFGAWRASKLA
- the smpB gene encoding SsrA-binding protein SmpB; translation: MSIADNKKAFFDYFIEDRYEAGLVLEGWEVKAIREGRVNIKEAYVVVRGDELFLFGCHVSALTTASSFSHPEALRTRKLLLHRAEIDKLRGKVERSGYTLVPLNLHYKGGRVKCEVGLAKGKKQHDKRATEKDRDAKREVQSAMKTNRR
- a CDS encoding type II toxin-antitoxin system RatA family toxin, whose amino-acid sequence is MAVVHKSVFLGYSAEQMFDLVAKVEDYPKFLPWCSGVKLLERSDDKLVASLGINFHGVKQSFTTSNHNQRPTQMKMHLVDGPFKMLEGTWNFKALREDACKIDFDMQYEFSSIILEQLVGPVFGMIANNMVDSFCKRAEVVYGV
- a CDS encoding RnfH family protein — its product is MVSDGAAGTLAVVVCYATPQQEFLRPLDVAPGTTIGQAIEASGVLAAFPDINLVTQPVGIFAKKKTLDTVLRAHDRIEIYRPLVADPKDSRRKRAAKKEAGAQK
- a CDS encoding DUF4124 domain-containing protein, with the protein product MPRSLRPSLSRCAAVLLFCCAGLAQAQFVWIGPNGTRVYSDQPPPPGTPAAKILKGPGRAAPPQVLEAGKEAKEEDKAPAPAKPKPPTLAEREADYRKRRQESEDAQRKSQAQAQQAAAQAEYCENLRKHKRLYDSGIRIADVGADGQKRFVSDAERAALAERTASEMKECR